One window of Mucilaginibacter inviolabilis genomic DNA carries:
- the purU gene encoding formyltetrahydrofolate deformylase, with translation MIIVIQCKDQVGLVGSIATILAQHQLNIVSMREHVDKAENIFFVRLEVEDGDTNGLEDTLKEVLPAGAIISVNPTPHKKIVVMVTKEYHCLADILIRNYFNTLGATVQCVIGNHATLQKICERFDMPFYHLSHEQYGREELEQQMADVIQQYAPDYIVLAKFMRILSPAFVARFPMRIINIHHSFLPAFIGANPYKQAFERGVKLIGATAHFVSNELDEGPIIAQQIIPVNHSFTAATMVKAGQEIETAVLANALKLVIEDRVFVYGNKTVVFG, from the coding sequence ATGATTATTGTTATTCAATGTAAAGACCAGGTTGGTTTGGTTGGCTCCATAGCTACCATATTGGCCCAACACCAGCTCAATATAGTTTCCATGCGCGAGCACGTAGATAAGGCCGAAAATATCTTTTTTGTACGCCTGGAAGTGGAGGATGGGGATACAAATGGTTTGGAGGATACATTGAAAGAGGTATTACCTGCCGGCGCCATTATATCGGTAAATCCTACCCCACATAAAAAAATAGTGGTAATGGTAACCAAAGAGTATCATTGCCTGGCCGATATATTGATACGTAATTATTTTAACACCCTGGGCGCAACGGTACAATGTGTCATTGGCAACCATGCCACCCTGCAGAAGATTTGCGAACGTTTTGATATGCCTTTTTACCACCTGTCGCATGAGCAATATGGCCGGGAAGAGCTGGAGCAACAAATGGCCGATGTGATACAACAATATGCCCCTGATTATATTGTGCTGGCCAAGTTTATGCGTATCCTGTCGCCGGCATTTGTGGCCCGCTTCCCTATGCGGATCATCAATATACACCATTCGTTTTTACCGGCATTTATCGGTGCCAATCCTTATAAACAGGCCTTTGAACGCGGAGTGAAATTGATTGGTGCTACAGCCCATTTTGTATCCAATGAGTTGGACGAAGGTCCTATCATTGCCCAGCAGATCATCCCGGTAAATCATTCATTTACGGCCGCTACCATGGTAAAAGCCGGTCAGGAAATTGAAACAGCAGTACTGGCCAATGCCCTGAAACTGGTTATTGAAGACCGCGTTTTTGTTTACGGGAACAAGACGGTTGTTTTTGGGTGA
- a CDS encoding translocation and assembly module lipoprotein TamL, producing the protein MKAYINPAVFRLTILSILLLIIGSGCSSTRGLKKDQVIVRKITIKGIDKEFAEAAVNYVDKEQQPNNWLNLQFYYTFSKNGKRNFGEAPSILDSNLVEFSRFQIEKYIQNRGYLKAKVKDSIVVKKQKAELVFTAHEGPMFRIRKVTDSIADKNIKNLYNANRNKISHISPGARFDTDSLAHDRDELYALMKRNGYFDFYRQYISFDYDSTFNSSVVDVKMNIDNPAGKKEHPVYTINNTLITISRSNGRTPGKADTIQVDSQFRFVDFSGRFKPRVVKDYTFQRKGDLYNADNQTLTTTRLSELSVFRNVPNPTYEKLPDSSHRLNTKIDIVPLKKMSDRVEGEVLFSGGRFGYNVGTTFTNRNLFKQAAILQVKLNWSILFDNGHSIQNQELRAGVSLIYPRILTPFDFPLLGKFGVPHTTFSSNYSLFYQKDLVRRESFINSISYDFFETGRKQHTITPISIEFSRGILDPAARDTFIKQNRLSYVKLIGRTTFTTGSQYTFQYNALELNSYKSFTYFRGSLDIGGNFLNLASSVFNTPRDADNERKIFGYTFSQYAKTELDLRIYKSLGDERQFIFRINPGIGIPYGNSTQLIFEKNFYTGGANDIRAWLPRTLGPGQFNRGTFYGNDYNTRAGLQYLDQFGEIKIIGNAEYRYTLANNFWGAKLKGAIFMDAGNVWRLGKKAENPDGEFRFDNLLQSTAVGIGTGLRFDLGFFIFRLDAAFKFKDPQFNGSDQWVLVKHFGELFSDGPFKKAYYQNNATAKDSNGKVTKGDSYNFMQLNFGVGLPF; encoded by the coding sequence TTGAAAGCATATATAAACCCTGCTGTTTTCCGCCTTACAATATTAAGTATTTTGCTGCTCATTATCGGATCGGGCTGCAGCAGTACCCGTGGTTTGAAAAAAGACCAGGTAATTGTACGCAAAATTACCATTAAAGGCATCGATAAAGAATTTGCCGAAGCTGCTGTAAATTATGTAGATAAGGAACAGCAACCCAATAACTGGCTTAACCTGCAATTTTATTATACCTTTAGTAAAAATGGCAAGCGTAATTTTGGCGAAGCCCCATCTATCCTGGATAGTAACCTGGTTGAGTTTTCCCGTTTCCAGATAGAAAAATACATCCAGAACCGCGGCTATCTGAAAGCCAAGGTAAAGGATAGCATTGTTGTAAAAAAACAAAAAGCCGAGCTGGTTTTTACCGCGCATGAGGGTCCTATGTTCAGGATTCGTAAGGTAACGGATAGCATTGCCGATAAAAACATAAAGAATTTATACAACGCCAACCGTAACAAAATATCCCATATTTCGCCCGGGGCGCGTTTTGATACCGATAGCCTGGCCCATGACCGGGATGAGCTTTACGCACTGATGAAACGGAACGGCTACTTTGATTTTTACAGGCAATACATCAGTTTTGATTACGACTCCACCTTTAACAGCAGTGTGGTTGATGTTAAAATGAATATTGATAACCCGGCCGGTAAAAAGGAACACCCGGTTTACACCATCAATAATACACTGATCACCATTTCGCGCAGTAACGGGCGTACCCCGGGTAAAGCCGATACCATACAGGTTGATTCGCAGTTCAGGTTTGTTGATTTCTCAGGGCGCTTTAAGCCACGCGTGGTAAAAGATTACACCTTTCAGCGTAAAGGCGATCTTTACAATGCCGATAACCAAACGCTTACAACTACCAGGCTTTCGGAATTAAGCGTGTTCCGTAACGTACCTAACCCTACTTACGAAAAACTGCCCGACAGTTCACACCGGCTCAATACCAAAATTGATATTGTGCCGCTCAAAAAAATGTCTGACCGGGTAGAAGGCGAGGTGCTGTTTAGCGGAGGCCGTTTTGGTTATAACGTAGGTACTACTTTTACTAATCGTAATCTGTTTAAACAAGCCGCTATATTACAGGTAAAATTAAACTGGAGTATTTTATTTGATAACGGACACAGTATCCAAAACCAGGAGTTGAGAGCGGGGGTTAGCCTCATTTATCCACGTATTTTAACACCTTTTGATTTTCCGCTGTTAGGTAAATTTGGTGTGCCGCATACCACCTTCTCCAGTAACTATTCCCTGTTTTATCAAAAAGACCTGGTTAGGCGCGAAAGCTTCATTAACTCCATTAGCTATGACTTTTTTGAAACCGGACGTAAGCAACATACCATTACGCCTATCAGTATTGAATTTTCACGAGGCATACTCGATCCGGCAGCCAGGGATACATTTATTAAACAAAACAGGCTTTCCTATGTAAAATTAATTGGTCGTACCACCTTTACAACGGGCAGCCAATATACATTTCAGTATAACGCGCTGGAGTTAAACTCTTATAAAAGCTTTACGTATTTCCGGGGTAGTTTGGATATTGGGGGTAATTTCCTGAACCTGGCTAGCAGCGTGTTCAATACACCCAGAGATGCGGATAATGAGCGTAAAATTTTTGGTTATACTTTTTCGCAATATGCCAAAACAGAACTGGATCTGCGTATTTACAAATCATTGGGAGATGAGCGGCAGTTTATATTCCGTATAAATCCGGGTATTGGTATCCCATATGGTAACAGTACCCAGTTGATATTCGAAAAAAACTTTTACACCGGTGGTGCCAACGATATCCGAGCCTGGCTGCCGCGCACATTAGGCCCGGGACAGTTTAATCGTGGTACTTTTTATGGTAATGATTACAATACCCGCGCAGGCCTGCAATACCTCGATCAGTTTGGGGAAATAAAAATAATAGGTAATGCCGAATACAGGTACACCCTTGCTAATAACTTCTGGGGAGCCAAATTAAAGGGAGCTATATTTATGGATGCCGGTAACGTGTGGCGTCTGGGCAAAAAGGCCGAAAATCCCGACGGGGAGTTCAGGTTTGACAACCTGCTGCAATCCACAGCTGTGGGTATTGGTACAGGTCTGCGGTTTGATCTCGGTTTCTTTATCTTCAGGCTCGATGCGGCATTTAAGTTTAAAGATCCGCAGTTTAACGGTTCCGATCAATGGGTGCTTGTTAAACACTTTGGGGAGTTATTTAGTGACGGGCCGTTTAAAAAGGCTTATTATCAAAACAATGCAACTGCCAAGGATAGCAATGGTAAAGTTACAAAAGGCGACAGCTATAACTTTATGCAGCTGAACTTTGGTGTAGGGCTGCCGTTTTAA
- a CDS encoding TrmH family RNA methyltransferase translates to MLSKSQISLLSSLQHKKFRREHGLFMVEGYKSVTEFINSAYQVDIVYHTPAIAPKLLNLSRKINFQEISLNEIQKISSLKTPQEVIGLVKIPIWPVLNYKALEKKFSLVLDNIQDPGNMGTIIRTADWFGIQDIICSEDTVDVYNPKVVQATMGSLARVNVHYADLLTVLPQIKLPIFGAMLNGQNMYNTNFGTEGLLVMGNEGNGISAPVEQLITSAVTIPRAGNAESLNVAIATAILCSEIKRNSMK, encoded by the coding sequence ATGCTTTCAAAATCACAAATCAGTTTATTATCATCCTTACAACATAAAAAGTTTCGCAGGGAACATGGTTTATTTATGGTTGAGGGTTACAAATCGGTTACGGAATTTATAAACTCTGCTTACCAGGTTGATATTGTTTACCATACCCCTGCAATTGCTCCAAAATTGCTGAATTTATCCCGAAAAATAAACTTTCAGGAAATTTCATTAAATGAAATCCAAAAAATCAGTTCCCTGAAAACACCGCAAGAGGTAATTGGTTTGGTCAAGATACCAATATGGCCGGTATTAAATTATAAAGCGCTCGAAAAAAAGTTTTCGCTGGTGCTGGATAACATACAGGATCCGGGCAATATGGGTACCATTATCCGTACGGCCGATTGGTTTGGCATACAGGATATTATCTGCTCGGAAGATACCGTTGATGTGTATAATCCCAAAGTAGTGCAGGCTACCATGGGCTCCCTGGCGCGTGTTAACGTACATTATGCCGATCTGTTAACGGTGCTGCCGCAGATTAAACTGCCCATATTTGGCGCTATGCTCAACGGACAAAACATGTACAATACTAATTTTGGTACCGAAGGACTGCTGGTGATGGGCAACGAAGGCAACGGCATAAGCGCCCCGGTTGAGCAATTGATAACCAGCGCCGTAACCATTCCCAGGGCCGGAAATGCCGAATCATTAAACGTGGCCATTGCCACCGCGATACTCTGTTCTGAAATAAAAAGAAATTCAATGAAATAA
- a CDS encoding spore protein, which translates to MGVTRLKRKDRKNKTTSRLEVQFLKLATNLEYGSRSAESKHSQIAKNNEVLAKAAAAK; encoded by the coding sequence ATGGGCGTTACTCGTTTAAAAAGAAAAGATAGAAAAAACAAAACCACTTCACGTTTAGAAGTTCAGTTTTTGAAACTGGCTACTAACCTGGAGTACGGAAGCCGTTCTGCAGAGTCAAAACACAGCCAGATTGCTAAAAACAACGAAGTTTTAGCAAAAGCTGCTGCTGCAAAATAA
- a CDS encoding quinone-dependent dihydroorotate dehydrogenase: protein MYFLLKPILFQFDPEKVHYFVTRNLKRFNRFPGGAALSRAIWDVNNPRLEKEVFGLRFKNPVGLAAGFDKNAELMGEMANMGFGFVEIGTVTPLPQPGNPKTRMFRLPSDGALINRMGFNNFGVDVAAERIATFRRNAKGAQKDLIIGGNIGKNKVTPNEEAVNDYIKCFDRLFDVVDYFVVNVSSPNTPGLRELQEKEPLMLLLNTLQQRNSKNGISRPILLKIAPDLTDSQLDDIVDIVQQTGIAGIIATNTTISRENLTAAESLKNEMGGLSGKPLTKRSTEVIRYLHQKSNGSFPIIGVGGIHSADDAVEKLQAGASLVQLYTGFIYEGPGLIGRINKKLMS from the coding sequence ATGTATTTTTTATTAAAACCCATCCTGTTCCAGTTCGATCCCGAAAAAGTACATTATTTTGTAACCCGCAACTTAAAACGGTTTAACCGTTTTCCGGGTGGCGCTGCCTTGAGCAGAGCTATTTGGGATGTAAACAACCCGCGGCTGGAAAAAGAAGTGTTTGGTTTGCGGTTCAAAAACCCGGTAGGACTGGCAGCCGGTTTTGATAAAAATGCCGAACTCATGGGCGAAATGGCTAACATGGGTTTTGGTTTTGTAGAGATAGGTACCGTTACACCACTGCCGCAACCCGGTAACCCTAAAACACGCATGTTCCGTTTGCCATCTGATGGCGCGCTTATCAACCGTATGGGTTTTAATAACTTTGGTGTGGATGTGGCGGCCGAGCGTATAGCTACTTTTCGCAGAAATGCGAAGGGTGCGCAAAAGGATCTCATCATTGGCGGTAACATTGGCAAAAATAAGGTTACGCCTAACGAGGAAGCTGTTAACGATTATATCAAATGTTTTGACCGCCTGTTTGATGTGGTGGATTATTTTGTGGTGAACGTAAGCTCGCCCAATACACCCGGCCTGCGCGAACTGCAGGAGAAAGAACCGTTGATGCTGTTGCTGAATACCCTGCAACAACGTAATTCAAAAAATGGTATCAGTCGGCCTATCTTGTTAAAAATAGCTCCGGACCTCACCGACTCACAGTTGGATGATATTGTGGATATTGTACAGCAAACCGGTATAGCAGGTATTATCGCTACCAATACTACCATCAGTCGTGAAAATTTAACTGCTGCCGAAAGCTTAAAAAATGAAATGGGTGGCTTGAGTGGCAAACCATTAACCAAGCGCTCAACCGAAGTGATTCGTTACCTGCATCAAAAATCAAATGGATCGTTCCCCATCATTGGTGTAGGCGGCATACACTCCGCCGATGATGCGGTGGAGAAGCTACAGGCCGGCGCATCGCTGGTGCAACTGTATACCGGCTTTATTTATGAAGGCCCGGGATTGATAGGGAGGATTAATAAGAAGTTGATGTCTTGA
- a CDS encoding SGNH/GDSL hydrolase family protein translates to MIRKILSNTFKQGRRNFLKTTAVGSIAAVAIPQIVSAALATEKNAPKLKFNTGDVILFQGDSITDWGRDHSKTEPNTTSALGSGYALITASKLLLDHASKDLKIYNKGISGNKVYQLAERWTSDCLDLKPNILSIHIGVNDFWHTLTGSYTGTIDTYITDYKKLLTLTKQTLPDVKLVICEPFATKGVRAVDDKWYPTFDLFRKAARDIAAEFGAVFVPYQSAFDKALEVAPAPYWSMDGVHPSVPGEALMAQTWLKAVVG, encoded by the coding sequence ATGATCAGGAAAATATTAAGTAATACTTTTAAACAAGGTCGACGTAATTTTTTGAAAACCACAGCTGTTGGCAGTATAGCTGCGGTGGCTATCCCGCAAATTGTATCGGCAGCACTAGCTACCGAAAAAAATGCGCCTAAATTAAAATTCAATACTGGTGATGTAATCCTATTCCAGGGTGATTCCATTACCGATTGGGGCCGCGATCATTCAAAAACAGAACCCAATACTACCAGCGCCCTGGGCTCGGGCTATGCTCTGATTACAGCCTCAAAGTTATTGCTTGATCATGCCAGCAAAGACCTGAAAATATACAACAAAGGCATTAGCGGCAATAAGGTTTATCAACTGGCCGAACGCTGGACCAGTGATTGCCTGGATCTAAAACCTAATATCCTGAGTATCCACATTGGCGTGAATGATTTTTGGCATACCCTTACCGGCAGTTATACCGGCACTATTGACACCTACATTACCGATTATAAGAAACTGCTTACGCTCACCAAGCAAACCCTACCTGATGTTAAACTAGTGATATGCGAACCTTTTGCTACCAAAGGAGTACGGGCAGTTGACGATAAATGGTACCCTACGTTTGATTTGTTCCGCAAAGCCGCGCGAGATATCGCTGCCGAATTCGGAGCCGTTTTTGTGCCCTACCAGTCCGCGTTTGACAAAGCACTGGAAGTAGCGCCCGCCCCTTACTGGAGCATGGACGGCGTGCATCCCAGCGTACCCGGCGAGGCACTGATGGCGCAAACATGGCTTAAAGCAGTTGTGGGATAA
- a CDS encoding ABC-F family ATP-binding cassette domain-containing protein — MIAINNLTFEIGARALYDEANWHIKPGEKIGLIGANGTGKTTLLKIIVGDYKPTSGTISMAKDLTMGYLNQDLLSYSSDKTIVHVAMEAFERQNQLHDEIENLLKKLETDYTEDLLHKLSDKQHEFELLDGYNIEYKAREILAGLGFSDSDCARKLNTFSGGWRMRVMLAKILLQAPDILLLDEPTNHLDLPSIQWLEDYLKAFNGAIIIVSHDRWFLDKVINRTVESRKGKLTVYAGNYTFYLEEKALREEIQRGEFKNQQSKIKQEERLIERFRAKASKAKMAQSRIKMLDKMERIDDVDDDNPTVNFAFRFSKQSGRHVVTLEHIIKKYPAIDILNGGEAVIEKGDKIALIGANGKGKSTLLRIIASADKDFQGTVTTGHNVTTTFFAQHQLESLHLENQILQELQAFAPKHTDTELRTILGSFLFTGDDVFKKIKVLSGGEKSRVALAKALTADANFLVLDEPTNHLDMQSVNILIQALEQYEGTFIVVSHDRYFLDNVANKIWFIEDQKIKIYPGTYAEYDEWAAKRKLEPKTDIPAPQPKKEEKKPEPAKQPQGENKFQQLKKLNQDLAKMEEQISELEKVVKQLEAQLADDKIYTDSNKLKDTNASYTQKQAELKQVQQKWEDLAEQIMELEA; from the coding sequence ATGATTGCTATAAATAACCTTACGTTTGAGATTGGTGCGCGGGCCCTTTACGATGAAGCCAACTGGCATATAAAACCCGGTGAAAAAATTGGTTTAATAGGTGCCAATGGAACCGGGAAAACTACCCTTCTGAAAATTATTGTAGGCGACTATAAACCTACGTCGGGTACTATATCCATGGCAAAGGACCTTACTATGGGTTACCTTAACCAGGATTTGCTGTCATACTCCTCTGATAAAACTATTGTGCACGTGGCAATGGAGGCTTTTGAGCGCCAGAACCAGTTGCACGACGAGATCGAGAACCTGCTTAAAAAGCTGGAAACCGATTATACCGAAGATCTTTTACACAAGCTAAGCGATAAGCAACATGAGTTTGAACTGCTTGATGGCTATAACATTGAATATAAAGCCCGCGAAATTTTAGCCGGTTTGGGTTTTAGCGACAGCGATTGCGCACGCAAGCTTAACACCTTTTCGGGTGGATGGCGCATGCGGGTAATGCTGGCCAAAATATTATTACAAGCTCCTGATATCCTGCTGCTGGATGAGCCTACCAACCACCTGGACTTACCGTCTATCCAATGGCTGGAAGATTATTTGAAAGCATTTAACGGCGCTATCATCATTGTATCGCACGATAGATGGTTCCTGGATAAAGTGATCAACCGCACGGTAGAATCGCGCAAAGGCAAGCTTACTGTTTACGCCGGTAACTATACTTTTTATCTGGAAGAGAAAGCCCTGCGCGAAGAAATTCAGCGTGGCGAGTTCAAAAACCAGCAATCAAAAATAAAACAGGAAGAGCGTTTGATCGAGCGTTTCCGTGCCAAGGCATCCAAAGCAAAAATGGCACAATCACGTATCAAAATGCTCGATAAAATGGAGCGTATTGATGATGTGGATGATGATAACCCGACAGTTAACTTCGCGTTCCGTTTCAGTAAGCAATCGGGCCGCCATGTGGTAACTTTAGAGCATATCATTAAAAAATATCCGGCTATTGATATTTTGAATGGCGGTGAAGCCGTAATTGAAAAAGGCGATAAAATAGCCCTGATCGGTGCCAACGGTAAGGGTAAGTCAACCTTGCTGCGGATCATTGCTTCGGCAGATAAAGATTTTCAGGGTACGGTAACTACCGGGCATAATGTAACTACTACGTTTTTTGCCCAGCACCAGCTGGAGTCCCTGCACCTGGAAAACCAGATATTGCAGGAGCTACAGGCTTTTGCCCCAAAACATACCGATACGGAACTGCGTACCATCCTGGGTTCGTTCCTGTTTACGGGTGATGATGTATTCAAGAAGATCAAGGTACTTTCGGGTGGCGAAAAATCGCGCGTGGCTTTGGCCAAGGCCCTTACTGCCGATGCCAACTTCCTGGTACTGGATGAGCCCACCAACCACCTGGATATGCAATCGGTAAACATCCTGATCCAGGCGCTCGAGCAATACGAAGGCACGTTCATCGTGGTATCGCACGACAGGTATTTCCTGGATAACGTAGCCAACAAGATCTGGTTTATCGAAGATCAGAAGATCAAGATTTACCCGGGTACTTATGCCGAGTATGATGAGTGGGCGGCTAAACGTAAGCTGGAACCTAAAACAGACATCCCTGCTCCTCAGCCTAAAAAGGAAGAGAAAAAACCGGAGCCGGCTAAACAACCTCAAGGCGAAAACAAATTCCAACAGCTTAAAAAACTGAACCAGGATCTGGCCAAAATGGAAGAGCAGATCTCTGAATTGGAGAAAGTTGTAAAGCAACTGGAAGCCCAACTGGCCGATGATAAAATTTATACCGATAGCAACAAGCTAAAAGATACCAACGCCAGCTATACCCAAAAACAAGCCGAACTAAAACAGGTTCAGCAAAAATGGGAAGATCTGGCAGAGCAGATCATGGAGTTGGAGGCGTAG
- a CDS encoding alpha-L-fucosidase yields the protein MKKILMLLLAVLSFGVVSAQQYEANWASLNTRKMPEWFHQDKFGIFIHWGLYAVPAYAPVIENSGMSYAEWYWNRIEPKTPNEFTAFHNKNYGADFLYPQFEPMFKAEMFDPQQWAQVFKNSGARYVVLTSKHHEGYCLWNSPEADRDWGHPWNAVTGTPKRDLLGDLTNAVRQQGLKMGYYYSLYEWYNPLWLKDKKRFVTEHMFPQFKDLITKYKPSIIFSDGEWDLTDAEWHSPELLAWLFNDSPVAKEVVVDDRWGSNTRGKNTGATYTTSEYGAGMDANVIWEESQGIGHSYGYNRNEQLKDYKSGHDLILMLTDIVSRGGNLLLDIGPTADGRIPVIMQQRLTEIGNWLKINGEAIYETKAYKQPYQWSPGIKREKSGKSYMAGYSIAQLVKPQKDTTYVEAFFTKKNKDLYCILPAYVPQFKLRAFHAGANTVATVLGSSKALKFKNVGSDCIIDLSALKPGEVSAELLVIKLKQVL from the coding sequence ATGAAAAAAATATTGATGCTGTTGCTCGCGGTTTTGAGCTTCGGTGTGGTTTCGGCCCAACAGTACGAGGCTAACTGGGCCTCCTTAAATACAAGAAAAATGCCCGAATGGTTTCACCAGGATAAGTTTGGCATATTTATTCATTGGGGTTTATATGCTGTTCCGGCTTACGCGCCGGTAATTGAGAACAGCGGTATGAGCTATGCCGAATGGTATTGGAACCGCATTGAACCCAAGACGCCCAATGAGTTTACCGCTTTTCATAACAAAAACTATGGTGCGGATTTTTTATACCCCCAGTTTGAGCCCATGTTTAAGGCCGAAATGTTTGATCCGCAGCAATGGGCGCAGGTATTTAAAAACTCGGGCGCACGTTATGTTGTGCTTACCTCCAAACATCACGAAGGCTATTGTTTATGGAACAGTCCCGAAGCCGACCGTGACTGGGGGCATCCCTGGAACGCGGTAACCGGCACACCCAAACGCGATCTGCTGGGCGACCTGACCAATGCCGTGAGACAACAAGGGCTGAAAATGGGTTATTATTATTCGCTATATGAGTGGTACAATCCGCTATGGCTAAAAGATAAAAAACGCTTTGTGACCGAACATATGTTTCCGCAATTCAAAGATCTGATAACCAAATACAAACCTTCCATTATTTTTTCGGATGGTGAATGGGACCTGACGGATGCGGAATGGCATAGCCCGGAATTGCTGGCCTGGTTGTTTAACGACTCGCCGGTGGCTAAAGAAGTGGTGGTTGACGACCGCTGGGGAAGTAATACCCGCGGGAAAAATACGGGCGCTACCTACACCACATCGGAGTATGGAGCCGGAATGGATGCCAACGTGATTTGGGAAGAAAGCCAGGGGATAGGGCATTCCTACGGCTATAACCGTAACGAGCAACTGAAGGATTACAAAAGTGGGCACGATTTGATCCTGATGCTGACAGATATTGTATCGCGCGGCGGGAATTTATTGTTAGATATTGGTCCGACGGCTGACGGGCGAATCCCCGTGATCATGCAGCAGCGCCTTACCGAAATAGGCAACTGGCTAAAAATAAACGGCGAAGCTATTTACGAAACAAAGGCCTATAAACAACCCTACCAGTGGAGCCCGGGTATCAAACGTGAAAAAAGCGGAAAAAGCTATATGGCAGGTTACAGCATCGCGCAGTTGGTAAAACCTCAAAAAGACACCACTTATGTGGAAGCCTTTTTTACCAAAAAAAATAAAGACCTGTACTGTATACTGCCTGCCTATGTACCACAATTTAAGTTACGCGCCTTTCATGCAGGAGCAAACACCGTAGCTACTGTTTTAGGAAGCAGCAAAGCACTAAAATTCAAAAATGTGGGCAGCGATTGTATTATCGACCTCTCGGCATTAAAGCCCGGGGAGGTGTCTGCGGAGTTGCTGGTGATTAAGCTTAAGCAGGTCTTGTAA